Within Synergistaceae bacterium, the genomic segment CTCGCCGGGGCGCTCGCCGCCGTCAAGCTAAAAATCCCGGTCGCCCACGTCGAGGCCGGAATCCGCCAGCATCCCAAAGACATGCCCGAGGAGATAAACCGCGTGCTCACCGACCGCATCTCCGCGCGCCTGTTCTGCTGCTCCGAGCTCGCAGCGCGCAACCTCGCCGACGAGGGCATGACTACCGGCGTCACGGTGCCCGGCGACGTTATGTACGATCTCTACCTAAAGATGGCACCCCGCCTGGACCCGGACGAGGCCCGAACCCGCCTAGGCCTCGACGAAGGCGGCTACATCGTCGCCACCATCCACCGCGACTTCAACACCGACGATCCGAAAACCCTCGCCGGAATCCTCGACGGCCTGAACCGCGCGCACAGGGAGAGCGGCCTTGAAGTCCTGCTCCCCCTTCACCCGCGCACCAGCAAGCGCGTCGCCGAGTTCGGCCTGGAGGAGGGCCTGACGAATCTCCGCGTAGTCGAGCCCATCGGCTATCTTGACCTGATGTCGCTGACACAGCACTGCGCCGCAGTGGTCACCGACAGCGGCGGATACCAGAAGGAGGCCTACTACGCTGGAAAACGCGCCGTCGTGCTGATGCCCGACACCGGCTGGCGCGAACTGACCGACGCCGGGTG encodes:
- the wecB gene encoding UDP-N-acetylglucosamine 2-epimerase (non-hydrolyzing), with the protein product MKTIISLVGARPQFVKEAVVGAEARRRGAWRHVLVHSGQHYDANMSDIFFAELEMKQPDHFLGVGSGTHGVQTADVLAKFEALLMRAKPDTVLVYGDTNTTLAGALAAVKLKIPVAHVEAGIRQHPKDMPEEINRVLTDRISARLFCCSELAARNLADEGMTTGVTVPGDVMYDLYLKMAPRLDPDEARTRLGLDEGGYIVATIHRDFNTDDPKTLAGILDGLNRAHRESGLEVLLPLHPRTSKRVAEFGLEEGLTNLRVVEPIGYLDLMSLTQHCAAVVTDSGGYQKEAYYAGKRAVVLMPDTGWRELTDAGWNLLCPPDAERIARAVAEALAPAPRPENIYGAGDAGERIVESLAE